The following proteins are encoded in a genomic region of Methylobacterium tardum:
- the uvrA gene encoding excinuclease ABC subunit UvrA, with product MAKAQAGSRAASRADAAKAAPKSPVKAVPPKAAPAKTASAKVAPVKGVPVKAAQPKPVRAKGEVSAARTEAAVDAKLAALFDAAPAPAEDRRVIAIRGAREHNLKNVDLTIPRDKLVVFTGLSGSGKSSLAFDTIYAEGQRRYVESLSAYARQFLEMMSKPDVDQIDGLSPAISIEQKTTSKNPRSTVGTVTEIYDYMRLLWARVGIPYSPATGLPIESQTVQQMVDRVLELPEKTRLYLLAPVVRGRKGEYRKEIAEFQKKGFQRLRVNGEYYAIDDVPKLDKKFKHDIDVVVDRIVVRADIGSRLADSFETALELADGIAEIVFADAPEGEAPRTVTFSSRFACPVSGFTIAEIEPRLFSFNNPFGACPTCSGIGHEMRIDPELVISDPALSLKRGAVGPWAKSTSPYYGQTLDALAEHFGFKTSVPWQSLSETARAIVLYGSSSQAIRFAYDDGLRKYTVTKPFEGVIPNLERRYKESDSDAVREEIGRFMSETPCAACGGKRLKPEALAVKVAMADIADVTALSVSEAHRWFSELPGKLTTKQNEIAVRILKEIRDRLTFLVDVGLEYLTLARGSGSLSGGESQRIRLASQIGSGLTGVLYVLDEPSIGLHQRDNERLLGTLKRLRDLGNSVIVVEHDEDAILQADYVVDVGPGAGIHGGEIIAQGTPAEVLANPASLTAKYLTGAMAVRTPTARRKGRKGKLGLFGARGNNLKDVDVEIPLGTFTCITGVSGGGKSTLVIDTLYKAVAKKLNGALEHPAPYGRLEGLEHLDKVIDIDQSPIGRTPRSNPATYIGAFTPIRDWFAGLPEAKARGYQPGRFSFNVKGGRCEACSGDGVIKIEMHFLPDVYVTCDVCKGKRYDRETLEVKYRGKSIADVLDSTVEEAAELFKAVPAIRDKLETLKRVGLHYVHVGQQATTLSGGEAQRVKLSKELSKRATGRTLYILDEPTTGLHFHDVAKLMEVLHELVDQGNTVVVIEHNLEVIKTADWVIDMGPEGGDGGGRVVAQGTPEQIARSTASHTGRFLREVLERRPAPQATPRAARRSAAE from the coding sequence ATGGCCAAAGCCCAAGCTGGAAGTCGTGCCGCAAGCCGCGCCGACGCCGCCAAAGCCGCTCCCAAGTCGCCCGTCAAGGCGGTCCCGCCCAAGGCAGCTCCGGCCAAGACAGCTTCGGCCAAGGTAGCCCCTGTGAAGGGAGTTCCGGTCAAGGCAGCCCAGCCCAAGCCGGTCCGCGCGAAGGGCGAGGTGTCCGCCGCCCGGACCGAGGCTGCCGTCGACGCCAAGCTGGCCGCCCTGTTCGATGCCGCGCCGGCTCCTGCCGAGGACCGGCGGGTTATCGCGATCCGCGGCGCCCGCGAGCACAATCTCAAGAACGTCGACCTGACCATCCCCCGGGACAAGCTCGTGGTGTTCACCGGGCTGTCGGGCTCGGGCAAGTCGTCGCTGGCCTTCGACACGATCTACGCCGAGGGGCAGAGGCGCTACGTCGAGTCGCTCTCGGCCTATGCCCGCCAGTTCCTGGAGATGATGTCCAAGCCCGACGTCGACCAGATCGACGGGCTGTCGCCGGCGATCTCCATCGAGCAGAAGACCACCTCCAAGAATCCTCGCTCCACCGTGGGGACGGTCACCGAGATCTACGACTACATGCGCCTGCTCTGGGCGCGGGTCGGCATCCCCTACTCGCCGGCCACCGGCCTGCCGATCGAGAGCCAGACCGTCCAGCAGATGGTCGACCGGGTGCTGGAGCTGCCGGAGAAGACCCGGCTCTACCTGCTGGCGCCCGTGGTCCGCGGCCGCAAGGGCGAGTACCGCAAGGAAATCGCCGAGTTCCAGAAGAAGGGTTTTCAGCGGCTGCGGGTGAACGGCGAATATTACGCCATCGACGACGTGCCGAAGCTCGACAAGAAGTTCAAGCACGACATCGACGTGGTGGTCGACCGCATCGTGGTCCGCGCCGATATCGGCTCGCGGCTGGCCGATTCCTTCGAGACCGCGCTGGAGCTCGCCGACGGCATCGCCGAGATCGTGTTCGCCGACGCCCCCGAGGGCGAGGCGCCCCGGACCGTCACCTTCTCGTCGCGCTTCGCCTGCCCGGTCTCGGGCTTCACCATCGCGGAAATCGAGCCGCGGCTGTTCTCGTTCAACAACCCGTTCGGCGCCTGCCCGACCTGCAGCGGCATCGGCCACGAGATGCGGATCGACCCCGAGCTGGTGATCTCCGATCCGGCCCTCAGCCTGAAGCGCGGCGCGGTCGGCCCCTGGGCGAAGTCGACCTCGCCGTATTACGGCCAGACGCTCGACGCGCTGGCCGAGCATTTCGGCTTCAAGACGAGCGTGCCCTGGCAGAGCCTGTCGGAGACGGCCCGCGCCATCGTGCTGTACGGATCGAGCAGCCAGGCGATCCGCTTCGCCTACGACGACGGGTTGCGCAAGTACACGGTCACCAAGCCGTTCGAGGGCGTGATCCCGAACCTGGAGCGCCGCTACAAGGAGAGCGATTCCGACGCCGTCCGGGAGGAGATCGGCCGCTTCATGAGCGAGACGCCCTGCGCCGCCTGCGGCGGCAAGCGGCTGAAGCCCGAGGCTCTGGCCGTGAAGGTCGCCATGGCGGACATCGCCGACGTGACGGCTCTGTCCGTCTCGGAGGCCCATCGCTGGTTCTCCGAGCTGCCGGGGAAGCTGACCACGAAGCAGAACGAGATCGCGGTCCGAATTCTCAAAGAGATCCGCGACCGACTGACCTTCCTGGTGGATGTCGGCCTGGAATACCTGACGCTCGCCCGCGGCTCCGGGTCGCTCTCGGGCGGCGAGAGCCAGCGCATCCGGCTCGCCTCGCAGATCGGCTCCGGGCTGACCGGCGTGCTCTACGTGCTGGACGAGCCCTCGATCGGCCTGCACCAGCGCGACAACGAGCGATTGCTCGGCACGCTGAAGCGCCTGCGCGACCTCGGCAACTCGGTGATCGTGGTCGAGCACGACGAGGACGCGATCCTGCAGGCCGATTACGTGGTCGATGTCGGCCCGGGCGCCGGCATCCACGGCGGCGAGATCATTGCGCAGGGCACTCCGGCCGAGGTGCTGGCGAATCCCGCCTCACTCACCGCGAAATACCTCACCGGCGCGATGGCGGTACGCACGCCGACCGCCCGGCGGAAGGGCCGGAAGGGCAAGCTCGGGCTGTTCGGCGCGCGGGGCAACAACCTGAAGGACGTGGATGTCGAGATCCCGCTCGGCACCTTCACCTGCATCACCGGCGTCTCGGGCGGCGGCAAGTCCACCCTGGTGATCGACACCCTCTACAAGGCCGTCGCAAAAAAGCTGAACGGCGCCCTGGAGCACCCGGCGCCCTACGGGCGGCTGGAGGGGCTGGAGCATCTCGACAAGGTCATCGACATCGACCAGTCGCCGATCGGGCGCACGCCGCGCTCGAACCCCGCCACCTATATCGGCGCCTTCACGCCGATCCGCGACTGGTTCGCGGGCCTGCCGGAGGCCAAGGCGCGCGGCTACCAGCCCGGCCGCTTCTCGTTCAACGTCAAGGGCGGGCGCTGCGAGGCCTGCTCGGGCGACGGCGTCATCAAGATCGAGATGCACTTCCTGCCGGACGTCTACGTCACCTGCGACGTCTGCAAGGGCAAGCGCTACGACCGCGAGACCCTGGAGGTGAAGTACCGGGGCAAGTCGATCGCCGACGTGCTCGACTCCACCGTCGAGGAGGCGGCCGAGCTGTTCAAGGCTGTGCCGGCGATCCGCGACAAGCTCGAGACCCTGAAGCGGGTCGGCCTGCACTACGTCCATGTCGGCCAGCAGGCCACGACCCTGTCGGGGGGCGAGGCGCAGCGGGTGAAGCTGTCCAAGGAGCTGTCGAAGCGCGCCACCGGCCGCACCCTCTACATCCTCGACGAGCCGACCACCGGCCTGCACTTCCACGACGTCGCCAAGCTCATGGAGGTGCTCCACGAGCTGGTCGACCAGGGCAACACGGTGGTGGTGATCGAGCACAACCTCGAAGTGATCAAGACCGCCGACTGGGTGATCGACATGGGTCCCGAGGGCGGCGACGGCGGCGGCCGGGTGGTGGCCCAGGGCACGCCGGAGCAGATCGCCCGCTCGACCGCGAGCCATACCGGCCGGTTCCTGCGCGAGGTGCTGGAAAGGCGCCCTGCCCCGCAGGCCACGCCCCGCGCTGCCCGCCGCAGCGCCGCCGAATAG
- a CDS encoding MFS transporter → MPALDLTAPVAIPGADDRAAAQQRLSTRLLFLIVGLANATWAPLVPLVKDRADLDAAGLGLLLLTFGIGSILTMPSAGVAAARLGFRPVLLAGTLAIGLALPVLAVGSGLVPLTGALLLFGAGMGAVDCVMNLQAVAVERAAGRPMMSGFHGLYSLGCILGALLASVLLGTGLGAGWSVLILVAGIVALFAAAWPGILPASGAGGSGGPAFALPRGPVLVLGLLCFVVFLTEGSALDWSAVFLIQQRGLDPAWAALGYAAFSVTMTAGRLGGDRVVARLGRRCVVVLGGLLAAAGLALSVLVPAWEAALAGYALVGAGCANIVPVLFTAAGRQRAMPARVAVPAVTTLGYAGVLAGPALIGFAAQALGLSAVLLIVAALLLGVAAAGRSLRV, encoded by the coding sequence ATGCCAGCGCTCGACCTGACCGCTCCGGTCGCCATCCCTGGAGCCGACGACCGGGCCGCAGCCCAGCAGAGGCTGTCCACCCGGCTGCTGTTCCTGATCGTCGGCCTCGCCAACGCCACCTGGGCGCCGCTGGTGCCGCTGGTGAAGGACCGCGCCGACCTCGACGCGGCCGGGCTCGGGCTGCTGCTCCTCACCTTCGGCATCGGCTCGATCCTGACCATGCCGAGCGCCGGGGTGGCGGCCGCGCGGCTCGGCTTCCGGCCGGTCCTGCTCGCCGGCACGCTCGCGATCGGCCTCGCCCTGCCGGTGCTGGCCGTGGGCTCCGGGCTCGTGCCGCTCACCGGGGCGCTGCTGCTGTTCGGGGCCGGGATGGGGGCGGTGGACTGCGTCATGAATCTGCAGGCCGTCGCGGTGGAGCGCGCCGCCGGGCGCCCGATGATGTCGGGCTTCCACGGCCTCTACAGCCTCGGCTGCATCCTGGGGGCGCTGCTGGCCAGCGTCCTGCTGGGCACCGGCCTCGGCGCCGGCTGGAGCGTGCTGATCCTGGTGGCCGGCATCGTGGCCCTGTTCGCGGCCGCCTGGCCGGGCATCCTGCCGGCCAGCGGGGCAGGGGGAAGCGGCGGGCCCGCCTTCGCGCTGCCCCGCGGCCCGGTGCTGGTGCTGGGCCTGCTGTGCTTCGTGGTGTTCCTGACCGAGGGCTCGGCCCTCGACTGGAGCGCGGTGTTCCTGATCCAGCAGCGCGGTCTCGACCCGGCCTGGGCGGCGCTGGGCTACGCGGCCTTCTCGGTGACCATGACGGCCGGGCGACTCGGCGGCGACCGGGTGGTGGCCCGGCTCGGCCGGCGGTGCGTGGTGGTCCTCGGCGGCCTGCTGGCGGCCGCGGGTCTCGCGCTCTCGGTCCTGGTGCCGGCCTGGGAGGCGGCACTGGCCGGCTACGCCCTGGTCGGGGCGGGCTGCGCCAATATCGTCCCGGTCCTGTTCACGGCCGCCGGCCGCCAGAGGGCGATGCCGGCGCGCGTGGCCGTGCCGGCGGTGACGACGCTGGGCTATGCCGGGGTGCTGGCGGGTCCGGCGCTGATCGGCTTCGCCGCGCAGGCGCTCGGCCTGTCCGCTGTGCTCCTGATCGTGGCGGCCCTGCTCCTCGGCGTGGCGGCGGCCGGGCGGTCCCTGCGGGTGTGA
- a CDS encoding cupin domain-containing protein gives MAESAGTGIFDVAALAAALPDSAQTLLVDTYLTDREAASARVFRVYRPTPPHYHATCDEYLYCLSGRGTFWMRDPASVTAFGPGQLLFFEKGTVHAMPEIAPGAPVVFLSIDTPRRAPTDIVFVNPEDGSPATFMARNAEA, from the coding sequence ATGGCGGAGTCGGCGGGGACCGGGATCTTCGACGTGGCGGCGCTGGCGGCGGCGCTGCCCGACAGCGCCCAGACCCTCCTGGTCGATACCTACCTGACCGACCGGGAGGCCGCGAGCGCCCGGGTGTTCCGGGTCTACCGGCCGACCCCGCCGCACTACCACGCCACCTGCGACGAGTACCTCTACTGCCTCTCAGGCCGGGGCACCTTCTGGATGCGCGATCCCGCTTCGGTGACCGCGTTCGGCCCCGGCCAGCTCCTGTTCTTCGAGAAGGGTACGGTCCACGCGATGCCGGAGATCGCGCCCGGGGCGCCGGTGGTGTTCCTGTCGATCGACACGCCCCGGCGGGCGCCCACCGACATCGTCTTCGTGAACCCGGAGGACGGCAGCCCCGCCACCTTCATGGCGCGCAACGCCGAGGCGTGA
- a CDS encoding zinc-binding alcohol dehydrogenase family protein, with protein sequence MRAVGYRKSLPITDPEALVDCDLPQPEPGPRDLLVKVEAVSVNPVDTKVRRRAAPEEGGVKVLGWDAAGTVVAAGAEVAGFAAGDAVYYAGDLTRPGTNAAYHCVDARIVGHKPASLDWAQAAALPLTAITAWETLFDRLDAGKPVPGAAPAILIVGGAGGVGSVAIQLARALTDLTVIATASRPETAQWCRDLGAHHVVDHSRPLAAEVAALGLGAPGLVFSTTNTDAHLAAIVDLIAPQGRLALIDDPERLDVGLLKRKSLSLHWEFMFTRSMFATADIAAQGALLDEVARLVDSGRLRTTLGEHYGRIDAANLRRAHALIESGRAKGKIVLEGFAD encoded by the coding sequence ATGCGCGCCGTCGGCTACCGCAAGTCCCTGCCGATCACCGATCCCGAAGCCCTGGTCGATTGCGACCTGCCGCAGCCCGAGCCCGGCCCGCGCGACCTGCTGGTGAAGGTCGAGGCGGTCTCGGTGAACCCGGTCGACACCAAGGTCCGGCGTCGGGCCGCGCCGGAGGAGGGCGGCGTCAAGGTGCTGGGCTGGGACGCGGCCGGCACCGTCGTGGCCGCCGGCGCGGAGGTCGCGGGCTTCGCCGCGGGCGACGCCGTGTACTACGCGGGCGATCTCACCCGGCCGGGGACGAACGCCGCGTACCATTGCGTCGATGCCCGCATCGTCGGGCACAAGCCCGCGAGCCTCGACTGGGCGCAGGCCGCCGCCCTGCCGCTCACCGCAATCACCGCCTGGGAGACCCTGTTCGACCGTCTCGACGCAGGAAAGCCCGTGCCCGGGGCCGCCCCGGCGATCCTGATCGTCGGCGGCGCGGGCGGCGTCGGCTCGGTGGCGATCCAGCTCGCCCGGGCGCTCACCGACCTCACCGTGATCGCCACCGCGTCGCGGCCCGAGACGGCGCAATGGTGCCGGGACCTCGGCGCCCACCACGTGGTCGACCATTCCAGGCCCCTGGCGGCGGAGGTGGCGGCCCTGGGGCTCGGCGCGCCGGGTCTGGTCTTCTCCACGACCAACACCGACGCCCATCTCGCCGCGATCGTGGATCTCATCGCCCCGCAGGGCCGCCTCGCCCTGATCGACGATCCGGAGCGCCTCGATGTCGGGCTCCTCAAGCGCAAGAGCCTGTCGCTGCACTGGGAGTTCATGTTCACGCGCTCGATGTTCGCCACCGCCGACATCGCCGCCCAGGGCGCGCTCCTCGACGAGGTCGCCCGCCTCGTTGATTCGGGGCGGCTGCGCACCACCCTGGGAGAGCATTACGGCCGGATCGACGCCGCGAACCTGCGGCGGGCCCACGCGCTGATCGAGAGCGGGCGGGCCAAGGGCAAGATCGTGCTCGAGGGCTTTGCGGATTGA
- a CDS encoding winged helix-turn-helix transcriptional regulator, whose protein sequence is MPRTRHHTGACSPGCAVEATLRFIDGKWKGVILYHLLEGTLRFNEIRRRLTSVTQRMLTNQLREMEADGLITRTVYAQVPPKVEYSLTARGRSLEPVIRALKTWGDLHADQAATVHDAA, encoded by the coding sequence ATGCCGCGCACCCGCCATCACACCGGCGCCTGCAGCCCCGGCTGCGCCGTCGAGGCGACCCTCCGGTTCATCGACGGCAAGTGGAAGGGCGTGATCCTCTATCACCTGCTGGAAGGGACTCTGCGGTTCAACGAGATCCGCCGGCGGCTGACCAGCGTGACCCAGCGCATGCTCACGAACCAGCTGCGCGAAATGGAGGCGGACGGCCTGATCACCCGGACGGTCTACGCTCAAGTCCCGCCCAAGGTCGAATACAGCCTGACGGCGCGCGGGCGCTCCCTGGAACCGGTCATCCGCGCCCTGAAGACCTGGGGTGACCTGCACGCCGATCAGGCAGCGACCGTCCACGACGCCGCTTGA
- a CDS encoding methyl-accepting chemotaxis protein — MPILASLRARILAVALAPCLAFAGAAGLAVSDQWARRAEMDRVESLVGLASRISAFVHEAQRERGASSLFLSAKGAQFGPELGTQRGRTDTALAGLPEAMAGATGFGPVFAARARGFTTALAGLAAQRRAIDALGPSAPQAAAFYTGLIGEGLGLVRAMGGVIGEAGLAARANAYAAFLALKEAAGQERAAVSAAFASGSLDLAAARRLVTLSAEQATHAALFRAGAEAGQAALLDAAEATEPAREVARLREGAQATMPGTPLAFRDAPAWFRLATQRIDALKGVEDRLTADLVAAAGAVRARADRMLTLWIAGGLVLFALSAGLAAWLGTAIARPLTRMARVLTAIGRDAGTEDLAIPSGGPREVRAIAAAALAFRDSVAERRAARAAQERLAAETRAAQQVAARGLADSFERQVGGIVAAVSAAAGRLEAAAHGMARAAQDTTDLSRTVAESADSAARSADTVAAATEELTASVREIGVQVGASADLAAAATRDADGMAGEVHRLAQAAGSIGEIVAMISQIAGQTNLLALNATIEAARAGEAGRGFAVVAAEVKHLAEQTAQATEEIAAKVAEITGSTEASVRSIGGITEVIRTLARIGAEIAAMVEQQGAATAEIARTTAQTSQDTGGVSKHMAGVGAAAGTASQGSAQVLQAAGDLSRQAGDLRGAVEDFLAQVRAA, encoded by the coding sequence ATGCCGATCCTCGCCTCGCTCCGCGCCCGCATCCTGGCGGTGGCGCTCGCCCCGTGCCTCGCCTTCGCGGGGGCGGCGGGCCTCGCGGTGTCGGACCAGTGGGCGCGGCGGGCCGAGATGGACCGGGTCGAGAGCCTGGTCGGCCTCGCCTCGCGGATCAGCGCCTTCGTGCACGAGGCCCAGCGCGAGCGCGGCGCCTCCAGCCTGTTCCTGAGCGCGAAGGGCGCGCAGTTCGGGCCGGAACTGGGGACCCAGCGCGGGCGCACCGACACGGCGCTGGCCGGCCTGCCCGAGGCCATGGCGGGCGCGACCGGCTTCGGCCCGGTCTTCGCGGCCCGCGCCAGGGGGTTCACCACGGCGCTGGCCGGGCTCGCGGCGCAGCGCCGGGCCATCGATGCCCTCGGCCCGAGCGCGCCGCAGGCGGCCGCCTTCTACACCGGCCTGATCGGCGAGGGGCTCGGCCTGGTGCGGGCGATGGGCGGGGTGATCGGCGAGGCCGGCCTCGCCGCCCGGGCGAACGCCTACGCGGCCTTCCTGGCGCTCAAGGAGGCCGCGGGTCAGGAGCGGGCCGCCGTCTCGGCCGCCTTCGCGTCCGGCAGCCTGGACCTCGCGGCCGCGCGCCGGCTCGTCACGCTCTCGGCCGAGCAGGCGACCCATGCCGCCCTGTTCCGGGCCGGGGCCGAGGCCGGACAGGCGGCCCTGCTCGACGCCGCCGAGGCGACCGAGCCGGCTCGGGAGGTGGCGCGCCTGCGCGAGGGCGCGCAGGCAACGATGCCGGGGACGCCACTGGCCTTCCGCGACGCGCCCGCCTGGTTCCGCCTCGCCACGCAGCGGATCGACGCCCTGAAGGGCGTGGAGGACCGGCTGACCGCCGACCTCGTGGCGGCCGCGGGCGCGGTGCGCGCGCGGGCCGACCGGATGCTGACCCTCTGGATCGCCGGAGGGCTCGTCCTGTTCGCGCTCTCGGCCGGCCTCGCGGCCTGGCTCGGCACCGCGATAGCCCGGCCGCTGACCCGGATGGCGCGGGTGCTGACCGCGATCGGCCGCGACGCGGGAACGGAGGATCTGGCGATCCCGTCCGGCGGCCCGCGCGAAGTCCGGGCGATCGCCGCCGCCGCGCTCGCCTTCCGCGACAGCGTCGCCGAGCGCCGGGCGGCCCGGGCCGCGCAGGAGCGGCTCGCCGCCGAGACCCGCGCCGCCCAGCAGGTGGCTGCCCGCGGCCTCGCCGACAGCTTCGAGCGCCAGGTCGGCGGCATCGTGGCGGCGGTCTCGGCGGCGGCCGGACGGCTGGAGGCCGCCGCGCACGGCATGGCCCGGGCCGCGCAGGACACGACCGATCTCAGCCGCACAGTCGCAGAATCCGCGGATTCCGCCGCGCGCTCGGCCGACACGGTGGCGGCAGCCACCGAGGAGCTCACCGCCTCGGTGCGGGAGATCGGCGTGCAGGTCGGGGCCTCGGCCGACCTCGCCGCCGCGGCGACCCGGGATGCGGACGGAATGGCCGGGGAGGTGCACCGCCTCGCCCAGGCCGCCGGCAGCATCGGGGAGATCGTCGCGATGATCTCGCAGATCGCCGGCCAGACGAACCTTCTGGCGCTCAACGCCACCATCGAGGCGGCGCGCGCGGGCGAGGCTGGCCGCGGCTTCGCGGTGGTGGCTGCCGAGGTGAAGCACCTCGCCGAGCAGACGGCTCAGGCCACCGAGGAGATCGCCGCCAAGGTCGCGGAGATCACCGGATCGACGGAGGCCTCGGTCCGGTCCATCGGCGGCATCACCGAGGTGATCCGCACCCTGGCGCGGATCGGCGCCGAGATCGCCGCCATGGTCGAGCAGCAGGGCGCCGCGACCGCGGAGATCGCCCGGACCACCGCACAGACCTCGCAGGACACCGGCGGGGTCTCGAAGCACATGGCGGGCGTCGGCGCGGCGGCCGGAACGGCGAGCCAGGGCTCGGCCCAGGTGCTCCAGGCGGCCGGCGACCTCTCCCGGCAGGCGGGCGACCTGCGCGGCGCGGTGGAGGATTTCCTGGCCCAGGTCCGGGCGGCCTGA
- a CDS encoding amidohydrolase family protein — translation MPVVDMRSRPTFLHRFFGAEPDTPEFGVARWLNARVGSREVEHFTRGTTIAGFRAEMDGAGIDVAVMVARSVPGVRITNDALAEAARHDPKRLIGIASVDPVKLGRKAAVAEARRAVTELGFKGINLDAGFYREAMTADDERLMPLYELCQDLKVPAFVMSGPTTPDLRLNDPLAVDRVARTFPKLPIVCCHGFYPRVADMVTVAFRNENVFVSPDMYTFAPGGGLYVEAANGFMRDQFLFGSSFPFRPMGQGVADFRGLGLSEEALDAALWRNADRLLGLGLAA, via the coding sequence ATGCCCGTCGTGGACATGCGCAGCCGGCCGACCTTCCTGCACCGGTTCTTCGGCGCCGAGCCCGACACGCCGGAATTCGGCGTCGCCCGCTGGCTGAACGCCCGGGTCGGCAGCCGGGAGGTGGAGCACTTCACCCGCGGCACGACGATCGCGGGCTTCCGCGCCGAGATGGACGGCGCCGGCATCGATGTCGCCGTCATGGTCGCCCGCTCGGTGCCGGGCGTGCGGATCACGAACGACGCGCTGGCGGAGGCCGCCCGGCATGACCCGAAGCGCCTGATCGGCATCGCCTCGGTGGATCCGGTGAAGCTCGGCCGCAAGGCCGCGGTCGCGGAGGCGCGGCGCGCCGTGACCGAGCTCGGCTTCAAGGGCATCAACCTCGATGCCGGCTTCTACCGCGAGGCCATGACGGCCGACGACGAGCGCCTGATGCCGCTCTACGAACTGTGCCAGGATCTCAAGGTCCCGGCCTTCGTGATGTCGGGGCCGACGACGCCGGACCTGCGCCTCAACGACCCGCTCGCGGTCGACCGGGTCGCCCGGACCTTTCCGAAGCTGCCGATCGTGTGCTGCCACGGGTTCTACCCGCGCGTCGCCGACATGGTGACGGTGGCGTTCCGCAACGAGAACGTCTTCGTCTCGCCGGACATGTACACGTTCGCGCCGGGCGGCGGCCTCTACGTCGAGGCGGCGAACGGATTCATGAGGGACCAGTTCCTGTTCGGCTCCTCGTTCCCGTTCCGCCCGATGGGCCAGGGCGTCGCGGATTTCCGCGGCCTCGGCCTGTCCGAGGAGGCCCTGGACGCCGCCCTCTGGCGCAACGCCGACCGGCTCCTCGGGCTCGGCCTCGCCGCGTAG
- a CDS encoding MFS transporter, with product MPPTVDIPAARPQEDARPRVSDIAARLERLPMSGYQRRIFAIIASAWLADQIDVALLTFLLGSIVVAFGLTPTEAGQLAAMTFAGQLVGNILAGTASDRFGRKAVFQVTMVVWGLASLAAAAAWSLPVLMACRFLIGAGVGGEAPVAQAMVSEIVPASVRGKYIAIMEGFWAVGYVLSGAISFFVLPYLGWRWAFVVVGLLSLVMLAVRRSMPESPRWLAEAGRGAEAEAVMATMERAVERATGRPLPPVPATMAVAAVRPAPRLGAVATLFAPEYRLRTVMAFGLWFFALIGFFGLNSWIAVLLKERGFSIVGSVGFVTLITLGGIPGFAAAALLLERAGRKPTTALFLVCAAASAYLYGNAGGDAVLTVAGVAVTWLFVAGFVMQFFMFGMWSCLYAYTPELYPTRARATGAGFASAFGRIGAILGPMIVPVLVRDHGPATAFQVGAGGFLIAALLVLILGVETRGKVLEAVSH from the coding sequence CCTCCGCGTGGCTCGCCGACCAGATCGACGTGGCGCTCCTGACCTTCCTGCTCGGCTCGATCGTGGTGGCGTTCGGCCTGACCCCCACGGAGGCCGGCCAGCTCGCCGCCATGACCTTCGCGGGCCAGCTCGTGGGCAACATCCTGGCCGGCACCGCCTCCGACCGGTTCGGCCGCAAGGCGGTGTTCCAGGTGACCATGGTGGTCTGGGGACTGGCGAGCCTCGCGGCGGCGGCGGCCTGGAGCCTGCCCGTGCTGATGGCCTGCCGCTTCCTGATCGGCGCCGGGGTCGGCGGCGAGGCGCCGGTGGCCCAGGCCATGGTCTCGGAGATCGTCCCCGCCTCCGTGCGCGGCAAGTACATCGCGATCATGGAGGGGTTCTGGGCGGTGGGCTACGTCCTGTCGGGGGCGATCAGCTTCTTCGTGCTGCCCTATCTCGGCTGGCGCTGGGCCTTCGTGGTGGTGGGGCTGCTGTCGCTGGTGATGCTGGCGGTCCGCCGGTCCATGCCGGAATCGCCCCGCTGGCTCGCCGAGGCCGGACGCGGAGCGGAGGCGGAGGCCGTGATGGCCACGATGGAGCGGGCCGTGGAACGCGCCACCGGCCGGCCCCTGCCCCCGGTCCCCGCCACGATGGCCGTGGCCGCGGTGAGGCCCGCCCCGCGGCTCGGCGCCGTCGCGACCCTGTTCGCGCCCGAATACCGGCTGCGCACCGTGATGGCGTTCGGCCTGTGGTTCTTCGCGCTGATCGGCTTCTTCGGGCTCAATTCCTGGATCGCCGTGCTGCTCAAGGAGCGCGGCTTCTCGATCGTCGGCTCGGTGGGCTTCGTCACCCTGATCACGCTCGGCGGCATCCCGGGCTTCGCGGCGGCGGCGCTGCTGCTCGAGCGGGCCGGCCGCAAGCCCACCACCGCCCTGTTCCTGGTCTGCGCGGCGGCGTCGGCCTACCTCTACGGCAATGCCGGCGGGGACGCGGTGCTGACCGTCGCGGGGGTCGCGGTGACGTGGCTGTTCGTCGCCGGCTTCGTCATGCAGTTCTTCATGTTCGGCATGTGGAGTTGCCTCTACGCCTACACGCCGGAACTGTATCCGACCCGGGCCAGGGCCACGGGTGCCGGATTCGCCTCGGCCTTCGGGCGGATCGGCGCGATCCTGGGGCCGATGATCGTGCCGGTGCTGGTGCGTGACCACGGCCCGGCCACCGCCTTCCAGGTCGGCGCGGGTGGCTTCCTAATCGCCGCCCTGCTGGTCCTGATCCTCGGTGTCGAGACCCGCGGCAAGGTGCTGGAGGCCGTCTCGCACTGA